A region of Panthera uncia isolate 11264 chromosome D4, Puncia_PCG_1.0, whole genome shotgun sequence DNA encodes the following proteins:
- the GRHPR gene encoding glyoxylate reductase/hydroxypyruvate reductase isoform X2 gives MNPVRLMKVFVTRRIPPEGWAALARAADCQVEHWDSDEPIPDKELERGVAGAHGLLCLLTDLVDKRLLDAAGANLKVISTMSVGVDHLALDEIKKRGIRVGYTPDVLTDATAELAVSLLLTTCRRLPEAIEEVRNGGWTSWKPLWMCGYGLTQSTVGIIGLGRIGQAIARRLKPFGIQKFLYTGRQPRPQEAAEFQAEFVSTPKLAAESDFIIVACSLTPATKGLCNKDFFQQMKKTAVFVNISRGDVVNQDDLYQALAGGQIAAAGLDVTTPEPLPTNHPLLTLKNCACVGKTRYYTLP, from the exons ATGAACCCAGTGAGACTCATGAAGGTGTTCGTCACCCGCAGGATCCCCCCCGAGGGCTGGGCCGCTCTCGCCCGCGCCGCAGA CTGCCAGGTGGAGCACTGGGACTCAGATGAGCCAATCCCCGACAAGGAGCTGGAGCGAGGTGTGGCCGGGGCCCACGGCCTACTCTGTCTCCTCACTGACCTCGTGGACAAGAGGCTCCTGGATGCCGCAG GAGCCAATCTCAAAGTCATCAGCACAATGTCCGTGGGCGTTGACCACCTGGCTTTGGACGAAATCAAGAAGCG TGGCATCCGCGTGGGCTACACCCCAGATGTCCTGACAGACGCCACGGCAGAACTCGCTGTCTCCCTGCTGCTCACCACCTGTCGCCGCTTGCCAGAAGCCATCGAGGAAGTGAGGAA CGGTGGCTGGACCTCGTGGAAACCCCTGTGGATGTGTGGCTATGGACTCACGCAGAGCACTGTCGGCATCATCGGGCTGGGGCGCATAG GTCAGGCCATCGCTCGACGTCTGAAGCCATTCGGCATCCAGAAATTTCTATACACAGGGCGCCAGCCCCGGCCTCAGGAAGCAGCAGAATTCCAGGCCGAGTTTG TGTCCACCCCCAAGCTGGCCGCCGAGTCCGATTTCATCATTGTGGCCTGCTCCTTAACACCTGCAACCAAGGGACTCTGCAACAAGGACTTCTTCCAGCAGATGAAAAAGACAGCCGTGTTTGTCAACATCAGCAG GGGAGACGTGGTGAACCAGGACGACCTGTATCAGGCCTTGGCTGGCGGGCAGATTGCTGCTGCTGGACTGGATGTGACGACCCCAGAACCGCTGCCGACAAACCACCCTCTCCTGACTCTGAAGAACTGTG CTTGCGTGGGTAAGACCCGTTACTATACACTGCCGTGA
- the GRHPR gene encoding glyoxylate reductase/hydroxypyruvate reductase isoform X1: protein MNPVRLMKVFVTRRIPPEGWAALARAADCQVEHWDSDEPIPDKELERGVAGAHGLLCLLTDLVDKRLLDAAGANLKVISTMSVGVDHLALDEIKKRGIRVGYTPDVLTDATAELAVSLLLTTCRRLPEAIEEVRNGGWTSWKPLWMCGYGLTQSTVGIIGLGRIGQAIARRLKPFGIQKFLYTGRQPRPQEAAEFQAEFVSTPKLAAESDFIIVACSLTPATKGLCNKDFFQQMKKTAVFVNISRGDVVNQDDLYQALAGGQIAAAGLDVTTPEPLPTNHPLLTLKNCVILPHIGSATYGTRNTMSLLAANNLLAGLRGEPMPSELKL from the exons ATGAACCCAGTGAGACTCATGAAGGTGTTCGTCACCCGCAGGATCCCCCCCGAGGGCTGGGCCGCTCTCGCCCGCGCCGCAGA CTGCCAGGTGGAGCACTGGGACTCAGATGAGCCAATCCCCGACAAGGAGCTGGAGCGAGGTGTGGCCGGGGCCCACGGCCTACTCTGTCTCCTCACTGACCTCGTGGACAAGAGGCTCCTGGATGCCGCAG GAGCCAATCTCAAAGTCATCAGCACAATGTCCGTGGGCGTTGACCACCTGGCTTTGGACGAAATCAAGAAGCG TGGCATCCGCGTGGGCTACACCCCAGATGTCCTGACAGACGCCACGGCAGAACTCGCTGTCTCCCTGCTGCTCACCACCTGTCGCCGCTTGCCAGAAGCCATCGAGGAAGTGAGGAA CGGTGGCTGGACCTCGTGGAAACCCCTGTGGATGTGTGGCTATGGACTCACGCAGAGCACTGTCGGCATCATCGGGCTGGGGCGCATAG GTCAGGCCATCGCTCGACGTCTGAAGCCATTCGGCATCCAGAAATTTCTATACACAGGGCGCCAGCCCCGGCCTCAGGAAGCAGCAGAATTCCAGGCCGAGTTTG TGTCCACCCCCAAGCTGGCCGCCGAGTCCGATTTCATCATTGTGGCCTGCTCCTTAACACCTGCAACCAAGGGACTCTGCAACAAGGACTTCTTCCAGCAGATGAAAAAGACAGCCGTGTTTGTCAACATCAGCAG GGGAGACGTGGTGAACCAGGACGACCTGTATCAGGCCTTGGCTGGCGGGCAGATTGCTGCTGCTGGACTGGATGTGACGACCCCAGAACCGCTGCCGACAAACCACCCTCTCCTGACTCTGAAGAACTGTG TGATCCTACCCCACATTGGCAGTGCCACCTACGGAACCCGAAACACCATGTCCCTGTTGGCAGCTAACAACTTGCTGGCTGGACTGAGAGGGGAGCCGATGCCCAGTGAACTCAAGCTGTAG
- the GRHPR gene encoding glyoxylate reductase/hydroxypyruvate reductase isoform X3, producing MNPVRLMKVFVTRRIPPEGWAALARAADCQVEHWDSDEPIPDKELERGVAGAHGLLCLLTDLVDKRLLDAAGANLKVISTMSVGVDHLALDEIKKRGIRVGYTPDVLTDATAELAVSLLLTTCRRLPEAIEEVRKSGHRSTSEAIRHPEISIHRAPAPASGSSRIPGRVCVHPQAGRRVRFHHCGLLLNTCNQGTLQQGLLPADEKDSRVCQHQQGRRGEPGRPVSGLGWRADCCCWTGCDDPRTAADKPPSPDSEELCDPTPHWQCHLRNPKHHVPVGS from the exons ATGAACCCAGTGAGACTCATGAAGGTGTTCGTCACCCGCAGGATCCCCCCCGAGGGCTGGGCCGCTCTCGCCCGCGCCGCAGA CTGCCAGGTGGAGCACTGGGACTCAGATGAGCCAATCCCCGACAAGGAGCTGGAGCGAGGTGTGGCCGGGGCCCACGGCCTACTCTGTCTCCTCACTGACCTCGTGGACAAGAGGCTCCTGGATGCCGCAG GAGCCAATCTCAAAGTCATCAGCACAATGTCCGTGGGCGTTGACCACCTGGCTTTGGACGAAATCAAGAAGCG TGGCATCCGCGTGGGCTACACCCCAGATGTCCTGACAGACGCCACGGCAGAACTCGCTGTCTCCCTGCTGCTCACCACCTGTCGCCGCTTGCCAGAAGCCATCGAGGAAGTGAGGAA GTCAGGCCATCGCTCGACGTCTGAAGCCATTCGGCATCCAGAAATTTCTATACACAGGGCGCCAGCCCCGGCCTCAGGAAGCAGCAGAATTCCAGGCCGAGTTTG TGTCCACCCCCAAGCTGGCCGCCGAGTCCGATTTCATCATTGTGGCCTGCTCCTTAACACCTGCAACCAAGGGACTCTGCAACAAGGACTTCTTCCAGCAGATGAAAAAGACAGCCGTGTTTGTCAACATCAGCAG GGGAGACGTGGTGAACCAGGACGACCTGTATCAGGCCTTGGCTGGCGGGCAGATTGCTGCTGCTGGACTGGATGTGACGACCCCAGAACCGCTGCCGACAAACCACCCTCTCCTGACTCTGAAGAACTGTG TGATCCTACCCCACATTGGCAGTGCCACCTACGGAACCCGAAACACCATGTCCCTGTTGGCAGCTAA
- the ZBTB5 gene encoding zinc finger and BTB domain-containing protein 5, whose translation MDFPGHFEQIFQQLNYQRLHGQLCDCVIVVGNRHFKAHRSVLAACSTHFRALFSVAEGDQTMNMIQLDSEVVTAEAFAALIDMMYTSTLMLGESNVMDVLLAASHLHLNSVVKACKHYLTTRTLPMSPPSERVQEQSARMQRSFMLQQLGLSIVSSALNSSQSGEEQPAPLSSSMRSNLDQRTPFPIRRLHKRKQSAEERARQRLRPTMEEAAIADVTPENGPSGVHSREEFFSPDSLKMVDNPKADGMTDNQEDSAIMFDQSFGAQEDAQVPSQSDNSASNMAQLSMASRATQVETSFEQEAATEKSGFQCENPEVGLGDKEHMRVVVKSEPLSSPEPQDEVSDVTSQAEGSESVEVEGVVVSAEKIDLSPESSDRSFSDPQSSTDRVGDIHILEVTNNLEHKSTFSISNFLNKSRGSNFSANQNNDDNIPNTTSDCRLEGEAPYLLSPEAGPAGGPSSAPGSHVENPFSEPADSHFVRPMQEVMGLPCVQTSGYQGGEQFGMDFSRSGLGLHSSFSRVMMGSPRGGASNFPYYRRIAPKMPIVTSVRSSQIPENSAGSQLMMNAATSSFENGHPSQPGPPQLTRASADVLSKCKKALSEHNVLVVEGARKYACKICCKTFLTLTDCKKHIRVHTGEKPYACLKCGKRFSQSSHLYKHSKTTCLRWQSSNLPSTLL comes from the coding sequence ATGGATTTTCCTGGACACTTTGAACAGATCTTCCAGCAACTGAACTACCAGAGACTTCACGGTCAGCTCTGTGACTGTGTCATTGTAGTGGGGAATAGACATTTTAAAGCCCAccgctctgtactggcagcatgcAGCACGCATTTCCGAGCCCTGTTCTCCGTGGCAGAGGGAGATCAGACCATGAACATGATCCAGCTGGATAGCGAGGTAGTGACAGCGGAGGCCTTTGCTGCACTGATTGACATGATGTACACCTCCACCCTCATGCTGGGGGAGAGCAACGTTATGGATGTCTTATTGGCAGCCTCTCACCTGCATTTGAACTCTGTCGTTAAGGCATGTAAACATTACTTAACGACAAGGACGCTGCCCATGTCTCCCCCCAGTGAGCGAGTCCAGGAGCAGAGTGCCCGCATGCAGCGCTCCTTTATGCTGCAGCAGCTGGGGCTGAGCATCGTGAGCTCGGCCCTCAATTCCAGCCAGAGTGGCGAGGAGCAGCCAGCCCCCCTGAGCTCGTCGATGCGCAGCAACCTGGACCAGCGGACACCCTTCCCCATAAGACGCCTTCATAAACGCAAGCAGTCTGCAGAGGAGCGGGCCAGACAGCGCCTCCGACCCACCATGGAGGAGGCCGCCATCGCTGATGTTACGCCAGAGAACGGGCCGTCAGGGGTCCACTCTCGGGAGGAGTTCTTCTCACCAGACTCCCTGAAAATGGTGGATAACCCTAAGGCTGACGGAATGACCGACAACCAGGAAGATAGTGCCATCATGTTTGACCAGTCTTTCGGTGCTCAAGAAGATGCCCAGGTGCCCAGCCAGTCTGACAACAGTGCCAGCAACATGGCCCAGTTGTCTATGGCCTCTCGTGCAACTCAGGTGGAGACCAGTTTTGAGCAGGAAGCCGCGACCGAGAAAAGTGGTTTTCAGTGTGAAAATCCTGAGGTTGGCCTTGGTGACAAGGAACACATGAGAGTGGTGGTTAAATCTGAGCCCCTGAGCTCTCCTGAGCCTCAGGATGAAGTGAGTGACGTGACCTCACAAGCAGAAGGCAGCGAATCTGTGGAAGTGGAAGGGGTTGTGGTCAGTGCCGAGAAGATAGACCTCAGCCCTGAAAGTAGCGATCGGAGTTTCTCGGATCCCCAGTCTAGCACTGACAGGGTAGGTGACATCCATATTTTGGAAGTCACAAATAACCTAGAACATAAATCGACTTTTAGCATCTCGAATTTTCTTAACAAGAGCAGAGGCAGTAACTTTAGTGCAAATCAGAACAATGATGATAACATCCCAAACACCACCAGTGACTGCAGGTTGGAGGGCGAGGCCCCTTATTTGTTGAGTCCAGAGGCTGGGCCTGCTGGCGGGCCCTCCTCGGCCCCTGGCTCTCACGTGGAGAACCCATTCAGTGAGCCTGCGGACTCCCACTTCGTCAGGCCTATGCAGGAAGTGATGGGCCTGCCATGTGTGCAGACTTCAGGCTACCAAGGAGGAGAACAGTTTGGGATGGATTTTTCCAGGTCCGGTTTGGGCCTCCACTCCTCCTTCTCCAGGGTCATGATGGGCTCCCCAAGAGGAGGAGCCAGTAACTTTCCGTACTACCGACGCATAGCTCCCAAAATGCCAATTGTAACTTCTGTCAGGAGCTCCCAGATCCCAGAAAACTCTGCCGGTTCCCAGCTAATGATGAATGCGGCCACGTCCTCCTTTGAGAACGGCCATCCTTCGCAGCCTGGCCCTCCGCAGCTGACCAGGGCATCTGCTGACGTTCTGTCAAAGTGCAAGAAGGCCTTGTCAGAGCACAACGTCTTGGTCGTAGAGGGGGCTCGCAAGTACGCCTGCAAAATCTGCTGCAAGACTTTTCTGACCTTGACAGATTGCAAGAAGCACATCCGTGTTCACACAGGTGAAAAACCCTACGCCTGCCTCAAGTGCGGCAAGAGGTTCAGTCAGTCCAGCCACCTGTATAAACATTCAAAGACCACCTGCCTGCGCTGGCAGAGCAGCAACCTGCCCAGCACTTTGCTCTAA